In the Quercus lobata isolate SW786 chromosome 5, ValleyOak3.0 Primary Assembly, whole genome shotgun sequence genome, one interval contains:
- the LOC115992778 gene encoding sphingolipid delta(4)-desaturase DES1-like, which yields MGEREEGEGEGEGVMATDFFWSYTDEPHASRRRQILSQYPQIKDLFGPDPFAFFKIAVVVLLQLWTATLLQNAGWLKILAIAYFFGSFLNHNLFLAIHELSHNLAFSTPVYNRWLGIFANLPIGVPMSVTFQKYHLEHHRFQGVDGIDMDIPSHTEAHLVTNVISKSIWVILQLFFYAFRPLFLKPKPPGCWEFINTFIQISLDAFIVYFWGWKSFAYLILSTFVGGGMHPMAGHFISEHYVFNPEQETYSYYGPLNLMTWNVGYHNEHHDFPRIPGNKLYKVKEIAPEYYEGLDSYKSWSQVIYMYVMDRTVGPFSRMKRKVKKNE from the exons atgggagagagagaggaaggtgaaggagaaggagaaggagtaATGGCGACTGACTTTTTCTGGTCGTACACAGATGAGCCCCACGCTAGCAGGCGCCGCCAGATTCTCTCTCAGTACCCTCAGATCAAGGATCTTTTTGGTCCTGACCCCTTTGCTTTCTTCaag ATTGCTGTGGTTGTTTTGCTTCAGCTATGGACGGCAACTTTGCTCCAGAATGCTGGTTGGCTGAAGATACTGGCAATAGCCTACTTCTTTGGCTCTTTTCTCAACCACAACCTCTTCTTGGCCATCCATGAGCTCAGCCACAATCTTGCCTTCTCAACCCCAGTATACAACCGTTGGCTTGGGATTTTTGCTAACCTCCCTATTGGTGTACCCATGTCTGTCACCTTTCAAAAATATCACCTTGAGCATCATCGGTTCCAAGGTGTAGATGGCATTGATATGGACATTCCAAGTCACACTGAAGCTCATCTTGTGACAAATGTTATTTCCAAAAGCATATGGGTCATTTTGCAACTCTTCTTCTATGCTTTCCGGCCTCTATTTCTGAAACCAAAGCCTCCTGGTTGTTGGGAGTTCATCAACACATTTATTCAGATATCCCTTGATGCATTTATAGTTTACTTTTGGGGCTGGAAATCTTTTGCCTATTTGATCCTTTCCACATTTGTTGGGGGTGGGATGCACCCAATGGCTGGTCACTTCATTTCGGAGCATTATGTCTTCAACCCTGAACAGGAGACATATTCTTATTATGGCCCCCTGAATCTTATGACATGGAATGTGGGGTACCACAACGAGCACCATGATTTCCCTAGAATTCCTGGGAACAAGCTGTATAAGGTGAAGGAGATTGCACCTGAGTACTATGAAGGTTTAGACTCATATAAATCTTGGAGCCAGGTTATTTATATGTATGTTATGGACCGAACAGTTGGGCCTTTTAGCCGAATGAAGAGGAaggtaaagaaaaatgaatag
- the LOC115989051 gene encoding tetraspanin-19-like, producing the protein MGRIASTCLRSLLKFVNSMMGLLGIAMILYGLWMIRVWQRETDGSPYVDFNSTGPWFIYTFLGIGVILGVITCLGHFAADSVHGCCLSCYMMFIILLLLLETAMAADILLNSNWEKDLPEDPTGRFRDFEDFVKSNFDIFKWISLLILLAQGFSILLSLVLRTLGPNQKSYFNYDSDEDYAPERLPLINNKVQPPPYVNVIADPRFSSKSDTWNAKK; encoded by the exons ATGGGAAGAATTGCAAGTACTTGCCTACGGTCATTGCTGAAATTTGTCAATTCCATGATGGGTTTACTTGGAATTGCAATGATTCTTTATGGCTTGTGGATGATTAGAGTTTGGCAGAGAGAAACTGACGGATCCCCATATGTTGATTTTAATTCTACTGGTCCATG GTTTATATACACTTTTCTGGGGATTGGTGTTATCTTAGGCGTGATAACTTGCCTAGGTCATTTTGCTGCTGATAGTGTCCATGGTTGTTGCCTTTCCTGT TATATGATGTTCATCATTTTGCTTCTCCTATTGGAGACTGCAATGGCAGCAGATATACTCCTAAATTCCAACTGGGAAAAG GATTTACCTGAGGATCCAACTGGAAGATTCCGAGATTTTGAGGATTTTGTGAAATCAAACTTTGATATCTTCAAATGGATATCCTTGTTAATCCTCTTAGCCCAG GGATTTTCGATTCTATTATCCTTGGTTCTAAGAACTCTTGGGCCAAACCAAAAATCCTATTTTAATTATGACAGTGATGAGGATTATGCTCCAGAGAGGCTTccacttataaataataaagttcAACCACCACCATATGTTAATGTCATAGCTGACCCTCGGTTTTCCTCCAAAAGTGACACCTGGAAT GCAAAGAAGTAA
- the LOC115990449 gene encoding uncharacterized protein LOC115990449, producing the protein MGFGVKWCKWIRTCISIVQFSVLINESPADFFGSSRDPLSPMLFLILMEVFSRMLRKVEGARLICGFKIEGRRDGGESVSHLLFIDDTILFCDADVEQILHIWLLLLSFQAVTGLKVNVHKCEMVPIGEVDDVHALADILGCKVGCLLMSYLGMPLGASHKSPSLWNPILEKIERRLAGWKKLYLSKGGRLMLLKSTLSSLSTYFLSLFTIPTYVANKIEKLQRDFLWGDSKTHLVGWDKVYAPLANSGLGIRKLTTFNKALLGKWLWWFGKEEDRLWRRMVVSKYGEEWGCLDLKTR; encoded by the coding sequence ATGGGTTTTGGAGTGAAGTGGTGTAAGTGGATCCGTACTTGTATATCCATTGTTCAGTTCTCTGTCTTGATTAATGAGTCTCCAGCTGATTTTTTTGGTAGTTCAAGGGATCCGTTATCTCCTATgctgtttttgattttgatggaGGTGTTTAGTAGGATGCTAAGAAAAGTGGAGGGAGCTAGATTGATTTGTGGCTTTAAAATTGAGGGTAGGAGGGATGGTGGGGAAAGTGTTTCACATCTTTTGTTTATAGATGATACTATCCTATTTTGTGACGCAGATGTGGAGCAAATTCTTCATATCTGGCTGTTGTTACTCAGTTTTCAGGCGGTAACTGGTTTGAAGGTCAATGTGCACAAGTGTGAAATGGTTCCAATAGGGGAGGTTGATGATGTGCATGCCCTTGCTGATATTTTGGGTTGTAAAGTTGGATGTTTGCTTATGTCTTATCTTGGCATGCCGTTGGGGGCTTCACACAAATCCCCTTCACTTTGGAATCCCATTTTAGAGAAAATTGAGCGGAGATTAGCCgggtggaagaagttgtatttgtcTAAAGGGGGTCGATTGATGTTACTCAAGAGTACGTTATCTAGTCTTTCTAcctattttctttctctatttacAATTCCTACttatgtggctaataaaattgaaaagttgcAAAGGGATTTTCTATGGGGTGATAGCAAGACTCATCTGGTTGGATGGGATAAAGTTTATGCGCCTTTAGCTAACAGTGGCTTGGGGATAAGAAAACTTACTACTTTCAATAAGGCCTTATTGGGGAAATGGTTGTGGTGGTTTGGGAAGGAAGAGGATCGATTATGGAGGAGGATGGTAGTTTCTAAATATGGGGAAGAATGGGGGTGCCTGGACCTCAAAACTAGGTAG